One part of the Coffea eugenioides isolate CCC68of chromosome 10, Ceug_1.0, whole genome shotgun sequence genome encodes these proteins:
- the LOC113749532 gene encoding nucleobase-ascorbate transporter 3, with translation MGETGNHNHQPPPPQPPPGPVPPLGAARGPLYPPAEQLLQLHYCIHSNPSWHQTVLLAFQHYIVMLGTAVMIATVLVPRMGGGHGDKARVIQSMLFMSGINTLLQTLFGSRLPTVMGPSFAYFISVLLAINDFNDSNFTTEHERFTHIMRAVQGSLIVSSILNIIIGYGKAWGNLTRFFSPLVLVPVVCVVGLGLFARGFPQLGNCVEIGLPMLILLVISQQYLQHIHPKTRPILERFALLLCVGIIWAFAAILTVAGAYKNVRDQTKMSCRTDRSFLMSSAPWIKIPYPFQWGTPIFRASHVFGMMGAALVSSAESTGAFYAAARLAGATPPPSHVVSRSIGLQGIGQLLDGIFGSLVGSAVSVENVGLLGLTRVGSRRVVEISSGFMIFFSIFGKFGAFFASIPLPIFAAIYCVLYAIVAATGISFIQFANPNSMRNIYILGLSLFLGISIPQYFVMNTDMAGHGPAKTGAGWFNNILNTIFSSPPTVAIIVGTLLDNTLEAGHTRDERGLPWLVPFQRRKGDSRNEEFYNYPLIINDYIPTRFL, from the exons ATGGGGGAAACGGGAAACCATAACCACCAGCCACCGCCACCTCAGCCACCACCGGGGCCGGTTCCACCTCTCGGTGCAGCCAGAGGCCCTCTTTATCCTCCTGCAGAACAACTTCTTCAGCTTCATTACTGCATCCATTCTAACCCATCTTGGC ATCAAACTGTCCTCTTGGCCTTTCAGCACTACATTGTCATGCTCGGAACTGCAGTTATGATTGCTACAGTGCTCGTGCCAAGAATGGGCGGAGGCCAT GGTGACAAAGCCCGAGTGATCCAGTCTATGCTTTTCATGTCTGGGATAAATACGCTTTTGCAAACTTTATTTGGTTCAAGACTTCCTACAGTAATGGGTCCATCTTTTGCCTACTTTATATCAGTCCTGTTGGCCATCAATGATTTCAATGATAGTAACTTCACCACCGAGCATGAG AGATTTACACACATTATGAGAGCTGTTCAAGGGTCACTAATAGTATCGTCAATTCTCAATATTATCATTGGATATGGCAAGGCATGGGGAAACCTTACTAG GTTTTTCAGCCCTCTCGTTTTAGTGCCAGTGGTATGTGTGGTTGGTCTGGGTTTGTTTGCTAGGGGCTTCCCACAG CTTGGAAACTGTGTGGAGATAGGGCTGCCCATGTTAATTTTGCTAGTTATCAGCCAACAG TATCTACAACACATCCATCCAAAAACCCGTCCAATTCTTGAGAGGTTTGCATTGCTGTTGTGTGTTGGAATTATTTGGGCTTTTGCTGCTATTCTTACCGTGGCTGGTGCTTACAAGAATGTTCGGGATCAGACCAAGATGAGTTGCCGCACAGACAGATCTTTCCTGATGTCATCTGCTCCTTG GATAAAGATTCCCTACCCTTTCCAGTGGGGAACCCCTATATTTAGAGCAAGCCATGTTTTTGGGATGATGGGGGCTGCACTTGTTTCATCAGCAGAG TCCACTGGAGCATTTTATGCAGCAGCGCGACTTGCAGGTGCCACACCGCCCCCTTCACATGTAGTGAGCCGGAGCATTGGCTTGCAG GGCATAGGCCAACTACTTGATGGCATATTTGGTTCTTTGGTTGGTTCAGCTGTATCTGT TGAGAATGTTGGTCTTCTTGGGCTTACACGTGTAGGGAGCAGAAGGGTGGTCGAGATATCAAGCGGTTTCAtgatatttttctcaatatttG GAAAATTTGGAGCTTTCTTTGCATCTATCCCCTTGCCAATATTTGCTGCCATATACTGCGTGTTATATGCTATTGTTG CTGCCACTGGGATATCATTCATTCAATTTGCAAACCCAAACTCAATGCGCAACATCTATATTTTAGGCCTCTCCTTGTTCCTCGGGATATCAATACCACAGTACTTCGTCATGAATACAGATATGGCTGGCCATGGGCCTGCTAAAACTGGTGCTGGATGG TTCAACAACATATTAAATACAATATTCTCTTCGCCTCCTACCGTCGCAATCATAGTCGGAACCCTTCTAGATAACACTCTAGAAGCGGGGCACACTCGAGATGAAAGAGGATTACCTTGGCTTGTACCCTTCCAGAGGCGAAAAGGAGATAGCAGAAATGAGGAGTTTTACAATTATCCTCTTATAATCAACGATTATATCCCAACTAGATTTCTGTGA
- the LOC113749419 gene encoding serpin-ZX-like gives MDLRESISKQNDVSLALAKHVISSEAKDTNSVFSPLSLHVVLGLIAAGSKGPTQDQLLSFLKSTSTDHFSSLTSQLVTIVLADGAPSGGPRLSFANGVWIDQSLPFKPSFKKIVDEVYKAASNQVDFQNKPAEVTNEVNSWAEKGTSGLIKEILPPGSVDNTTRLIFANALYFKGEWDDKFDASKTKEHDFHLLNGSTIKVPFMTSKKKQYISAYDGFKVLCLPYKQGEDKRRFSMYFFLPDAKDGLPALLDRAGSEPGFLEHHLPRSKVEVGDFLVPKFKISFGFEASKTLKGLGLVLPFSGEGGLTEMVDSPVSRNLHVSSIFHKSFIEVNEEGTEAAAATAATISLRSLQFFNKLDFVADHPLLYFVREDMTGVVQFIGSVVNPLDS, from the exons atggaCCTGAGAGAGTCAATCAGCAAGCAAAACGACGTCTCATTGGCACTCGCAAAGCACGTCATCTCGTCGGAGGCCAAGGACACCAACTCCGTCTTCTCACCGTTGTCCCTCCACGTAGTATTGGGCCTGATTGCAGCCGGCTCCAAGGGCCCGACCCAAGACCAGCTCCTCTCTTTCCTCAAGTCCACCTCCACCGATCACTTCAGCTCTCTCACTTCTCAGCTCGTCACTATTGTCTTAGCCGACGGCGCGCCCTCCGGCGGGCCTCGCTTGTCCTTTGCTAATGGCGTCTGGATTGATCAGTCTCTGCCTTTTAAGCCTTCTTTCAAAAAGATTGTTGATGAAGTTTATAAGGCCGCTTCCAATCAAGTAGATTTTCAAAACAAG CCTGCTGAGGTCACCAATGAAGTAAATTCATGGGCCGAAAAGGGTACAAGTGGACTTATCAAAGAAATCCTTCCTCCTGGCTCTGTAGACAATACAACAAGGCTGATCTTTGCAAATGCGCTGTACTTTAAAGGAGAATGGGATGACAAGTTCGACGCATCAAAAACAAAGGAGCATGATTTTCACCTACTGAATGGCAGCACAATTAAAGTTCCCTTCATGACCAGCAAGAAGAAACAGTATATAAGTGCCTATGATGGTTTTAAAGTACTGTGTCTTCCTTATAAACAAGGTGAGGATAAGCGTCGCTTCTCCATGTACTTTTTTCTCCCAGATGCCAAGGATGGGCTGCCAGCTTTGTTGGACAGAGCTGGTTCTGAACCTGGATTCTTAGAGCATCATTTACCACGTTCAAAAGTAGAAGTTGGCGACTTCCTTGTACCAAAATTTAAGATATCCTTTGGATTTGAAGCTTCTAAAACTCTGAAGGGACTGGGGCTTGTGCTGCCTTTCTCTGGTGAAGGCGGCCTCACTGAAATGGTAGACTCCCCTGTGAGCCGGAACCTTCATGTTTCAAGCATCTTCCACAAATCCTTTATTGAGGTTAACGAAGAAGGAACAGAAGCTGCAGCTGCAACTGCGGCTACGATAAGCCTACGGTCTTTGcaatttttcaataaattaGACTTTGTAGCTGATCACCCATTGCTTTATTTTGTAAGAGAAGACATGACTGGGGTGGTGCAGTTTATTGGTAGTGTGGTTAATCCTCTTGATTCTTAA
- the LOC113749228 gene encoding putative FBD-associated F-box protein At1g61330: protein MEVEWVDKVLLQSDKSLALGYLRVAFYLDKFYGDKIHKWPQHAFARKVQRLELNLFPDDGPPSSRESYTFHYELFRLSSGKSQPGYSEIRHHSQIGFKSLRALSLKSLNVTGEVLEFFLINCPFLERLVVEASSVLINLRVCGPSIALKYLEVCYCLRLQSIIVNDTNLVSLKTAAAHHLVLQNVPMLVNVWVSGDSLNLVRDVVSWLSCCLSKLEVLTLRANTLHISQEKGIVRELPQLTNLKEFVLIAFASKDDSLIGFTSLIRASPNLEKFVLKLESWWDDMVRGDRKLKKAASFPLQHLKVVELLGYYGHRSELELVEYFLENTIVLEKLIIDPRGPRNLKSPKMRKEKKQEKLARNCAKQQLRGLIPSHVEFSIL from the exons ATGGAG GTTGAATGGGTTGACAAGGTGCTGCTTCAATCAGACAAGTCCTTGGCATTAGGTTATTTGAGAGTTGCTTTTTATTTGGACAAATTTTATGGAGATAAGATTCATAAATGGCCTCAGCATGCATTTGCAAGGAAAGTGCAAAGGCTGGAATTGAACCTGTTTCCAGATGATGGCCCGCCTTCTTCTCGAGAATCATATACTTTCCATTATGAACTTTTTCGCCTTAGCAGTGGTAAATCTCAACCTGGTTACTCTGAAATCCGTCATCATTCACAGATTGGCTTCAAGTCCCTTAGAGCATTGAGTTTGAAAAGTCTGAATGTAACTGGGGAGGTACTGGAATTCTTCTTGATCAATTGTCCATTTCTTGAGCGCCTGGTAGTGGAGGCCTCTTCAGTTTTGATCAACCTTCGAGTTTGTGGTCCATCTATTGCCTTGAAATATCTGGAGGTATGCTACTGTTTGAGGTTGCAATCCATTATTGTCAACGACACAAATTTAGTCTCCCTTAAAACTGCTGCAGCACACCATCTTGTACTTCAGAATGTCCCCATGCTTGTGAATGTATGGGTTTCTGGGGATTCCCTTAACTTGGTCAGGGATGTTGTTTCTTGGCTTTCTTGCTGCTTGTCAAAACTAGAGGTTCTTACTTTACGTGCCAATACGCTTCACATTTCACAG GAAAAAGGAATTGTTCGTGAGCTTCCTCAACTTACTAATCTGAAGGAGTTCGTCTTAATAGCCTTTGCATCAAAAGATgacagtttgattggatttacTTCTTTGATCAGGGCTTCGCCCAACTTGGAGAAGTTTGTGCTGAAG TTGGAATCATGGTGGGATGATATGGTCAGGGGAGAtagaaagttgaagaaagcTGCTAGCTTTCCGCTCCAACATCTGAAAGTGGTCGAGTTACTTGGATACTATGGTCACAGAAGTGAACTAGAACTTGTTGAATACTTCCTCGAGAATACTATTGTCCTCGAGAAACTTATAATTGACCCTCGTGGTCCGCGTAATCTCAAATCGCCCAAAATGCGCAAGGAAAAGAAGCAGGAAAAGTTAGCTAGAAATTGTGCCAAGCAACAGCTCAGGGGATTAATACCTTCACATGTTGAATTTTCGATTCTATAG
- the LOC113749531 gene encoding probable disease resistance protein At4g33300: MAVTDFFAGEIATELLKQLITICRKSTLCKSSAQDLMDSIQELIPIIREIKYTGVELPPTRQRQLDFISQKLRDGQELAAQVLKSPRWNVYKNLQLARKMEKLEKTISRFVHGPMQAHVLADVHHVRFDMAERFDRIEGSTRRLEQRLGGLKIGIVDESGGWIGEAVKRVEEEEEMCGGDGGFMSLGAGMELGKRKVKEMLMGREDLSVVGILGIGGSGKTTLAREICRDDQVRSHFSNRVFFLTVSQSPNVEQLRAKIWEMISGNSIDGFSPMIPQWRLQYDIKPAAKTLLVLDDVWSLSVLEQLKFRIPGCKILVVSRFKFQQVTDCTYELELLREDEAMSLFCRFAFGQNSIPLGINKNLVKQVVDECKGLPLALKVIGASLRDQPELFWTSAKNRLSRSQPICESHEVQLLERMKLSIDYLPDKVRQCFLDLGSFPEDKKIPLDIVINMWVELHDIDEEEAFAILVELSNKNLLTLVKDARSGDMYSTYYEICVSQHDVLRDLAIYLSSREDINRRRRLLMPRREEGLPKEWERNLDEPFNAQIVSVYTGRMGEMDWFQMDFPKAEVLILNFSSDEYFLPPFIDNMPKLRALILINYGTSSAVLHNVSVFSNLSNLRSLWLEKVSVPRLPDRMIPLENLRKMSIILSDINNNLDQSVVDLPHLFPRLSEFTMDHCINFSELPPSICRMQSLRSLSITNCDTLERFPKDLGKLSSLQILRIYACPKLRSLPSGIGHLIWLKYLDISQCVNLRCLPEEIGGCRSLEKIDMRECPQIRNVPMSVAALQSLQRVICDEEVSWLWKDLEKIGSNLCVQVAEECFNLDWLAE; the protein is encoded by the exons atggcGGTTACCGATTTCTTCGCCGGCGAGATAGCCACCGAGCTCCTGAAACAACTCATAACCATCTGCAGAAAATCCACCCTCTGCAAGTCCAGCGCCCAGGACCTCATGGACTCCATTCAAGAACTTATCCCCATCATCCGCGAAATCAAATACACCGGCGTCGAGCTCCCTCCCACTCGTCAGCGGCAGCTGGATTTTATCTCCCAGAAGCTCCGGgacggccaagaactggccgcaCAAGTTCTCAAATCCCCGCGTTGGAATGTGTACAAGAATTTGCAGCTAGCGAGGAAGATGGAGAAGCTAGAGAAGACCATATCCAGGTTTGTGCATGGCCCCATGCAAGCTCACGTGCTTGCCGACGTTCACCACGTGAGGTTCGACATGGCGGAGAGGTTCGATCGGATTGAAGGGTCCACTAGGAGGCTGGAGCAGAGGCTTGGGGGACTGAAGATTGGTATAGTTGATGAGAGTGGTGGTTGGATCGGGGAGGCGGTGAAGAgagtggaggaggaggaggagatgTGCGGTGGTGATGGTGGGTTCATGAGTTTGGGAGCTGGGATGGAGTTGGGGAAGAGGAAGGTGAAGGAGATGCTGATGGGCAGGGAAGATTTGAGTGTGGTTGGGATATTGGGGATTGGTGGTAGTGGAAAGACAACCTTGGCTAGAGAAATTTGCCGGGATGATCAAGTCAGAA GCCATTTCAGTAACAGAGTTTTCTTCCTCACTGTCTCTCAATCTCCAAATGTGGAGCAACTGAGAGCAAAAATTTGGGAAATGATATCTGGCAACTCGATTGATGGTTTTAGCCCTATGATTCCGCAATGGAGGCTACAGTATGATATCAAACCTGCTGCAAAGACTCTtcttgttcttgatgatgtttgGTCACTTTCTGTCCTTGAACAGCTGAAATTTAGGATTCCTGGCTGCAAAATCCTTGTGGTTTCAAGATTCAAGTTCCAACAAGTCACAGATTGCACGTATGAATTGGAGTTATTGAGGGAAGATGAAGCTATGTCCCTATTCTGCCGCTTTGCCTTTGGACAAAACTCCATCCCTCTCGGAATCAATAAAAACCTGGTTAAACAG GTTGTTGATGAATGTAAAGGGCTCCCTCTGGCTCTAAAGGTGATCGGAGCCTCTCTAAGGGACCAGCCTGAATTGTTCTGGACAAGTGCCAAAAACAGATTATCGCGAAGCCAACCAATTTGTGAATCTCATGAAGTCCAACTGCTTGAGCGGATGAAATTGAGTATTGATTACTTGCCAGATAAAGTCAGACAATGTTTCTTGGATTTGGGTTCCTTTCCAGAAGATAAGAAAATTCCTTTAGATATCGTCATTAACATGTGGGTGGAACTACATGATATTGATGAAGAGGAGGCTTTTGCTATTCTTGTTGAGCTTTCAAACAAAAATCTCCTGACGCTCGTGAAAGATGCTCG ATCAGGAGACATGTATAGCACTTATTATGAAATATGTGTATCGCAACATGATGTGCTGAGGGACCTGGCAATTTATTTAAGTAGTCGTGAGGACATCAATAGACGGAGGCGTCTGCTCATGCCAAGAAGAGAAGAAGGGCTGCCAAAGGAGTGGGAGAGGAATCTGGATGAGCCATTCAATGCACAGATCGTCTCCGTGTATACAG GGAGAATGGGAGAGATGGACTGGTTCCAGATGGATTTTCCAAAAGCTGAAGTGCTCATATTGAATTTTTCATCAGATGAATACTTCTTGCCTCCTTTCATTGACAACATGCCCAAGCTTAGAGCTTTGATACTCATCAACTATGGCACCTCCAGTGCAGTCCTGCATAATGTGTCGGTGTTCAGCAATTTAAGCAACTTGAGGAGCCTCTGGTTGGAAAAAGTGTCCGTTCCTCGCTTGCCTGACAGAATGATACCCCTAGAAAATTTGCGAAAGATGTCAATAATTCTTTCTGATATCAACAATAACCTTGATCAATCAGTTGTAGACTTGCCCCATCTCTTTCCACGTCTCTCGGAGTTCACAATGGATCATTGCATCAATTTTTCTGAGCTCCCACCATCCATATGCAGGATGCAGTCACTGAGAAGCCTGAGCATCACTAATTGTGATACTCTTGAAAGATTTCCAAAGGATTTGGGTAAACTGAGTTCACTACAAATTTTAAGGATCTATGCTTGTCCAAAACTAAGAAGCCTTCCCTCTGGAATCGGTCATCTTATTTGGCTGAAGTACCTAGACATCTCGCAATGTGTAAATTTGCGATGCCTCCCGGAGGAAATTGGCGGGTGCAGAAGTTTAGAGAAGATTGATATGAGGGAATGTCCACAGATTAGAAACGTGCCAATGTCTGTTGCAGCATTGCAGTCTTTGCAGCGCGTGATTTGTGATGAAGAGGTTTCTTGGTTGTGGAAGGATTTGGAAAAGATTGGCTCGAATCTTTGTGTCCAAGTTGCTGAGGAATGCTTTAATCTGGACTGGCTGGCTGAATGA